The sequence TCGAGAAGCACATCGATATTTTTCGGGCCCACGTGCTCGATATCATATGCGTGCTTTGAAACAAAATGATAGAACTTTCTTTTCTGTTGCGCGAACGAATTTTTATTCACACATCTCCACGCTGCCTGCCCGGGAATCCGTTCTATCTTCCCATCTCCTCCGCATTCAGGAACATGCGTCGGCCATTTATATGCTTTTTCTTTTCCTGTGCGCATTTCTGTCAGCACTTTCACAATGTCGGGAATAACATCCCCCGCTTTTTGGAGAATTACCGTGTCCCCAATTCGGACATCGAGGCGTTTTATTTCATCTTCATTATGAAGAGTCGCTCGGGAGACAGTAGAGCCCGCAACAGAAACGGGGCGTAAATGGGCAACGGGCGTCAAAACTCCCGTACGTCCTACCTGAAGAGTAATATCTTCCACCACAGTCGTCACTTGCTCGGCGGCAAATTTGAAAGCGATAGCCCAGCGCGGAGCTTTGCCGGTATAGCCAAGCGCTTCTTGAAATTCGATCTCATTTACTTTCACAACAACACCGTCGATCAAGTAATTTTCTTTCTCTTTTGCTTTCTCCCACTTCTTCCAGAAGGCGATAATTTCCGAGATATCTTTGCAGAGAGTAAAGTGCGGATTGACTTTAAACCCGAGTTTTTTCAAAAAATTCAATTCTTCTTCCTGCGATTTTGGTAATCTCCCATTGAACTCTGCCAAGTCGTACAGAAATGAATCAAGTTTGCGCTCTTCCACCATTTTCGGATCAAGCTGGCGGATGGTCCCTGCTGCAAGATTTCGGGGATTCGCATACGGCTCCAGCCCTTTCTTTTTTTGTTCTTTGTTTAAATTTTCGAGTTGTTTCTTTCCCAACCACACTTCGCCTTCGACAATACAATTCACCGGTTCTGCGAGACGAATTGGTACAGATTGGATTGTTCGCACATTCATTGTTACATCCTCCCCCACAACGCCATCTCCGCGAGTCGCAGCGGTTTTTAAAAGCCCTTTTTCGTATTCAAGCACTACTTTGAGCCCATCGATTTTCAATTCGCATGTATAAGTAGGCGTTTTTGTGATTCCTGCGTCTTTCAAGAACCGCTTCACTCGTTCATCAAAGTTTTTAATATCTTCCTCGGTAAAAGCGTCATTGAGCGACCATTGCGCCACTTTATGCTTCACCTTTTTGAATTGTTCGAGCGGTTTTCCTGCAACTCGCTGGCTTGGAGAGTCGGCCGTTATGAGTTCCGGATATTTCGTTTCAATCTCAACAAGCTCGCGTTTCAGCGAATCAAGCGCCTCTTCGGAAATAGGAGATTCGTTCAAAACATGCGAAGCATAGCGAAATTCCTCAATGGTTTTCTTGAGTTTGCCTAGTCGCTCGATGATTTCCTTCGAAATTGTGCCTTTCTGCATTGCTCTATACTAGCAAAAAGCCGGGCAGGTGTAATCCCATTTCGAAAAAAGGTTTTGTAAGTATTAGTAACTAAACTGAATCCCTCTTTGTACTGTGCGGGGGTTGGAAATCTTTTCGCAGGTAGTGTCGTAACCAAAAGAACTTATCGTAGTCTTGCTATTTATTCCGTCAGGAAGACCCTCTTTCGTCACAGTAACTTCCGCACAAGCCTTTATGGGACTCGGGAAGTGAAGTTTGAATTTAGTAGTTGCAGAAGATACGGTTGGGGTGCCTGGATCCCAATAACTCCCAGATGCGTTCTGTCCAGGGTTCGTGATATCAAAAGTCACGCAAAACCTACTGGTCGGAGCAGGGACTATTGGAATGGAAGACGTAGCAAACACCTGTCCTGGAAAACCAATATCGAAGTATTGTGCGCACTCCGCTGCCGTATCAGCCGCGTAAAAAGCGATCTCTGACTGTTTTGAGGTAGAAGCAAAAAAGAGATCCTTCACCGTCGTATTGAAAATAGAGAGGCCTATAGCGAGCAAGATACTCGCCACAAGAGCAGCAATAAGTACCGTAATTCCCTTCTTATATTTAAGTATGTTCTTTTTTTGAAAAATCTTTTTCATCCCGTTAGAAGCTTACTATGTTTAGCTTATGGTGGTCAAAATGAAACATGGCATGTAAATATTTGTTGCTTCTAACGGGATTCATTCTTATTGCCAGACATTAAAGAGCGACTCGCTCACTTGGATTTTACTGTTGCCATTGCTTGCGATACTTCCAGTCCACGTTACTTCAACATCAACTTTGTATTCTGGCGCATTTCCTGAAATTTTTACTTTTCTCGCAAATCGAGACGCGTCTCCAGATCCACTCGAAGAATGGTATAAGCCTGAAGACTCGTCATATTTCAAAGGGGCACTCCAGCTTGCCACGTTACCGTTAATAGTATCGATGTCGCAACCATTCGCACCCGCACAAGCTGTGAGAGCACTCGCCCAGCTGTTTTGCGGCGAAGTGGTTTTCACAGACGTTATAGCGTCACCATCTCTCAAACTTCGAACATATTCAATAACATCCTGCGCGAGGTATGCAGCAGTAATCTGATCTCGGGCAAAGTAGGAAGCCTGGAGAGCATTCGCCACGATACTCAAAGGGACAATCACGGCAATCATAAGAATGGAGATGGCCATCAGAGTTTCAACTAGGGTGAAACCCTTTTTCGTATCATCTGTTTTTTTATGTATCAAATATTTCATCAGATATTTAGTTGACGCTGGGTTTCCGTGGTTTGAAGATTGAACATAGTTTTACTCTTTCCAGATCCTGTATAGCCGGAAACAATTACAAGCACCCTCGCCTGCTTATTAGCAAGATCAGAAACACTCGCGTCTAAAACGTAAAATTTGAGACCATTTATGCCATCATCAGAGGTTGGAGCGTGGGTATCTTGGATGCATACCTCCGGCGCAGTAATGGGATTGTTTCCTATCAATGTCCCATCCGGCTTGGTGGTATATTTCCAAATTTGAGAACAATTAGTGTCCGTACCCACATCATGTGATTTTAAATAATAGTAAACAATTTTGTTCGGATCCCTTATTCCTTCAAATGTGAAAGATACGTAATGAAATGGAGTACCAGGAGGATTACAACCATCCCCCGCATGGTTATGCCCTGGGGTACTTAAAACATAATATCCCACACTATTACATTCATAATTAAGACCGAACCGAATATCGCGGGACATTTCTTCCATGGCAAAGTTCAAGTTGTTCATAATGGTCTTTACCGCCTGCGATTTCTTGTTGAGTGCAATAATATTCAAAAGTGCGGCCATACTGATGGTCATGACAATGGCAAAAATCGAAACCGCCACCATCATTTCGATTAAAGTAAAACCACTTGTTTGTTTTAATTTTTTAGAGAATTTCATGGCGTTGGAACATCTTGTGGTATTGATATCTGGCCAGTAGAATACACCACGATTTTCTTTTTCTTGCCTTGCGGAGAGATTATGGTAATTTCCGCTCTGCTTTGCGTGCCGGTTGTCACCCCTCCGTCTTCAGACATTATAATCCTGGCATCGGGATTTGGACGCACAAAAGTGATATCGAGTTTTTTGTTCAGGTGAGTAGCATCCCCGCAATTAACTGCTGCCTCGTCACCCACAGCGGTGCAAAATGTGTCGACTTTGTATCTCCCGGAAAAACTATAAGTCTTTACAGGACTTCCATCGTTTGCTTGGCCTGATATATACACACCATCCCCGACAGGAGAAGAAGAATCAAGTGGACGATCAGCGAATAAAATAAAAGTAGCAGTTGAAATATTTCCCAAGCTATCCTTGTCGAAATGAATGCCATACCCGCGCTGGAAAGCTGCCGCATCGCTTCCACCGAGCACGCTCAAGCCGTACACTTGCGCTTCTTTGATAGCAAAAGCCACTTCATACGCGTAGTTCGTAACGAGAGTGGTGCTATTAAAGTTTTGGTAATTATAAATGACAACGGTCGTTACAATACCCATGATCGCTATAACGACGACAAGCTCTATCAAAGTAAACCCTCTTAAGCTTTTCTTTGAAAATTTTTTAAAGAAAGAAATCATAAAGACTAGAGAAAATTCGAGAGACCCGTGATATCAAAATGCAAAAAGAACACCAAAAGAGCGCCGAGAATAAGGAACGGTCCGAACGGGATCTCACTCTTCATTGTAAGGTTTCCCGGGAGAGATATCAACGAGGTTTTCCCCCTCATTATTTTTTGGAAAAGAAGAAGAAGTACGCTTACCCCCGCTCCAATCCAAAAGCCGAGAATTATTGCTGAAACGCCATAGGCAAGGCCCAAGAACCATCCGATACCGAGAGAAAGCTTCGCGTCACCAAGTCCCATCCAACGCCCCTTTGATATGAACCAGAGGAAGAAGAATGGAAAAAGAAAAAGAATTGGCCCCGCAAGAAAATCGAAGGGTACAGGGTGGAGGGTAAAGGGTATAGGGTAAAAATACAAAAGAATCATCCTA comes from Candidatus Paceibacterota bacterium and encodes:
- the ligA gene encoding NAD-dependent DNA ligase LigA, with the protein product MQKGTISKEIIERLGKLKKTIEEFRYASHVLNESPISEEALDSLKRELVEIETKYPELITADSPSQRVAGKPLEQFKKVKHKVAQWSLNDAFTEEDIKNFDERVKRFLKDAGITKTPTYTCELKIDGLKVVLEYEKGLLKTAATRGDGVVGEDVTMNVRTIQSVPIRLAEPVNCIVEGEVWLGKKQLENLNKEQKKKGLEPYANPRNLAAGTIRQLDPKMVEERKLDSFLYDLAEFNGRLPKSQEEELNFLKKLGFKVNPHFTLCKDISEIIAFWKKWEKAKEKENYLIDGVVVKVNEIEFQEALGYTGKAPRWAIAFKFAAEQVTTVVEDITLQVGRTGVLTPVAHLRPVSVAGSTVSRATLHNEDEIKRLDVRIGDTVILQKAGDVIPDIVKVLTEMRTGKEKAYKWPTHVPECGGDGKIERIPGQAAWRCVNKNSFAQQKRKFYHFVSKHAYDIEHVGPKNIDVLLDNGLIADFADIFTLKRGDLLALPRMAEKSVDNMLSSIQMARKVPFARFIISLSIPQVGEETANDLADHFGKLSKLQEANFETLQSIYGVGDVVAKSIVEWFQDKHNQKLVNRLLEQVKIISPEKKEAGSLSLAGKTFVLTGTLSSLDRDQAGAKIRALGGNVSSSVSKNTSYVVAGESAGSKYDKAIELGVPVLNEEAFLKMLKN
- a CDS encoding pilus assembly PilX N-terminal domain-containing protein, whose product is MKKIFQKKNILKYKKGITVLIAALVASILLAIGLSIFNTTVKDLFFASTSKQSEIAFYAADTAAECAQYFDIGFPGQVFATSSIPIVPAPTSRFCVTFDITNPGQNASGSYWDPGTPTVSSATTKFKLHFPSPIKACAEVTVTKEGLPDGINSKTTISSFGYDTTCEKISNPRTVQRGIQFSY
- a CDS encoding type II secretion system protein, with translation MKFSKKLKQTSGFTLIEMMVAVSIFAIVMTISMAALLNIIALNKKSQAVKTIMNNLNFAMEEMSRDIRFGLNYECNSVGYYVLSTPGHNHAGDGCNPPGTPFHYVSFTFEGIRDPNKIVYYYLKSHDVGTDTNCSQIWKYTTKPDGTLIGNNPITAPEVCIQDTHAPTSDDGINGLKFYVLDASVSDLANKQARVLVIVSGYTGSGKSKTMFNLQTTETQRQLNI
- a CDS encoding type II secretion system protein codes for the protein MISFFKKFSKKSLRGFTLIELVVVIAIMGIVTTVVIYNYQNFNSTTLVTNYAYEVAFAIKEAQVYGLSVLGGSDAAAFQRGYGIHFDKDSLGNISTATFILFADRPLDSSSPVGDGVYISGQANDGSPVKTYSFSGRYKVDTFCTAVGDEAAVNCGDATHLNKKLDITFVRPNPDARIIMSEDGGVTTGTQSRAEITIISPQGKKKKIVVYSTGQISIPQDVPTP